From the genome of Candidatus Goldiibacteriota bacterium HGW-Goldbacteria-1, one region includes:
- a CDS encoding cytochrome C biogenesis protein — MEHTAEITLITAFLAGIISFLSPCVLPLIPGYISFISGSSLKEMMERENLKKIKHDVIWNSFAFVIGFSVIFISLGASATFIGKFLLQHLNTFSLIAGIIVIILGLHMTGIFKIKALYHEKRIHQSKEPMNLFESFLLGLAFAFGWTPCIGPILAGILAIAATGDSVGYGILLLALYSLGLGIPFMLTAYSITFFFKWFTKMKKHMNKIEIMAGILLILIGILMMTGGLTRIAGMLSFLDVFAK; from the coding sequence ATGGAACACACAGCAGAAATAACATTAATAACGGCCTTTTTAGCGGGGATAATTTCATTTTTATCGCCGTGCGTCCTTCCTTTAATACCAGGGTATATTTCTTTCATATCCGGCTCTTCATTAAAGGAAATGATGGAACGCGAGAACCTGAAAAAAATCAAACATGACGTGATATGGAACTCTTTTGCTTTTGTAATAGGTTTTTCCGTTATATTTATATCTCTGGGCGCATCGGCAACATTTATCGGCAAGTTTTTACTTCAGCACCTGAACACCTTTTCCTTAATAGCGGGAATTATAGTTATTATCCTTGGACTTCATATGACAGGTATTTTTAAAATAAAGGCGCTTTACCATGAAAAAAGGATACATCAGTCCAAAGAACCCATGAATTTGTTTGAATCATTTCTGCTTGGGCTTGCTTTTGCCTTTGGCTGGACTCCGTGCATTGGCCCAATTTTAGCCGGAATTCTTGCAATTGCTGCAACGGGCGATTCAGTCGGTTATGGCATTCTATTGCTTGCCCTGTATTCCCTTGGGCTTGGCATTCCTTTTATGCTTACGGCTTACAGTATCACCTTCTTCTTTAAATGGTTCACAAAGATGAAAAAACACATGAATAAAATTGAAATTATGGCCGGCATACTGCTGATATTAATTGGTATACTTATGATGACCGGCGGGCTTACAAGAATCGCGGGAATGCTCAGTTTTCTTGACGTTTTCGCCAAATAA
- a CDS encoding DNA-directed RNA polymerase subunit alpha, whose amino-acid sequence MKWKNLQKPKKLEKEELRDNFGRFISEPFERGYAVAIGNAIRRILLSSIPGAAVTAVKIEGVQHEFATIKGVMEDVSEIILNIKQLKLVLEGDGPKKIYLEASGEREVTGADIKADSDIKFLNPQLHIATLTSREAKLMIEMEVDSGRGYVTAEKNKRDDMPLGTIPIDSVFTPVTNVKLEVENTRVGQITDYDKLILEIGTDSRVAPETALTQAALILREYLNIFITQEGEIEIKEDKMDEENEKQRTLLGKTVDELELSVRSANCLKNANIKSIIDLVTKSEVDMLKYRNFGRKSLNEIKEVLVEMGLGLGMKIDKEVLKEIKKGKK is encoded by the coding sequence ATGAAATGGAAAAATCTGCAGAAACCAAAAAAGCTTGAAAAAGAAGAATTAAGGGATAATTTTGGAAGGTTTATTTCGGAGCCTTTTGAAAGGGGTTACGCTGTTGCCATAGGAAACGCGATAAGAAGAATTCTTCTTTCGTCTATCCCGGGCGCCGCGGTTACTGCTGTTAAGATTGAAGGCGTTCAGCATGAATTCGCCACAATCAAAGGCGTAATGGAAGACGTATCAGAAATAATTCTTAACATCAAGCAGCTTAAACTTGTGCTTGAAGGGGATGGTCCTAAGAAAATTTATCTTGAAGCATCAGGAGAAAGGGAAGTAACCGGAGCTGACATAAAGGCAGACAGCGACATTAAATTCCTTAATCCGCAGCTTCACATAGCCACGCTTACAAGCAGGGAAGCCAAGCTGATGATAGAAATGGAAGTTGACAGCGGCAGGGGTTATGTAACGGCAGAAAAGAACAAAAGGGATGACATGCCTTTAGGAACCATCCCAATTGACTCTGTATTTACTCCGGTTACAAATGTAAAATTAGAAGTGGAAAATACAAGGGTAGGACAGATTACGGACTATGACAAATTAATCCTTGAAATAGGCACTGACAGCAGGGTTGCTCCGGAAACGGCATTGACCCAGGCAGCGCTTATATTAAGGGAATACCTGAATATCTTCATAACTCAGGAAGGCGAAATTGAGATTAAAGAAGATAAGATGGATGAAGAGAATGAAAAACAGAGGACGTTGCTTGGCAAGACTGTTGACGAACTTGAACTTTCCGTGCGTTCAGCCAACTGCCTGAAGAACGCCAATATCAAGAGCATTATTGACCTTGTTACAAAGTCAGAAGTAGACATGTTAAAGTACAGAAACTTCGGCAGAAAGTCGCTTAATGAAATTAAAGAAGTGCTTGTTGAAATGGGCCTTGGCCTTGGCATGAAGATTGACAAGGAAGTATTAAAAGAGATCAAAAAAGGCAAAAAGTAA
- the fba gene encoding fructose-1,6-bisphosphate aldolase, class II, which translates to MPIVGTKEMFARANKEGYAVGAFNVNDMEIVQGIVDAAKEEKAPLILQVSSGARKYARPGYLVHLVKAAEEDSGLPIALHLDHGDDFEICKSCVDGGFTSVMIDGSKYDFEDNIKLTKQVVEYAHSKGVVVEAELGKLAGIEDAVNVSAADAKFTNPEQAAEFIKRTGVDSLAIAIGTSHGAYKFKGEAMLDFDRLATIMTLIPAGYPLVLHGASSVPQELVEKCNQYGGKMPGAKGVPEDFLRKAAGMGVAKINIDSDLRLAMTASIREVFAKTPEEFDPRKYLGPARDAIKAVVKNKLKNVLGCSGKA; encoded by the coding sequence ATGCCGATAGTTGGAACGAAAGAGATGTTTGCAAGGGCTAATAAAGAAGGTTATGCTGTTGGTGCGTTTAACGTAAATGATATGGAAATTGTTCAGGGTATTGTGGACGCTGCAAAAGAAGAAAAAGCACCTTTGATTCTTCAGGTTTCATCCGGCGCAAGAAAGTACGCAAGGCCGGGATATCTGGTTCATCTTGTCAAGGCGGCAGAAGAAGATTCAGGGCTTCCTATCGCGCTTCACCTTGACCATGGAGACGATTTTGAAATCTGCAAATCCTGCGTTGACGGCGGATTTACATCAGTTATGATAGACGGTTCCAAATATGATTTTGAAGACAACATAAAACTTACAAAACAGGTTGTTGAATACGCCCATTCAAAAGGCGTTGTTGTTGAAGCCGAACTTGGAAAACTTGCCGGAATAGAAGACGCTGTTAATGTATCAGCGGCTGACGCAAAGTTTACAAATCCGGAACAGGCTGCAGAGTTTATTAAAAGGACAGGCGTTGATTCCCTTGCTATCGCAATAGGAACAAGCCATGGCGCTTATAAATTTAAAGGCGAAGCTATGCTTGATTTTGACAGGCTTGCAACAATAATGACACTTATTCCCGCAGGATACCCGCTTGTACTTCACGGCGCATCGTCTGTTCCTCAGGAACTTGTTGAAAAATGCAACCAGTACGGCGGAAAAATGCCGGGAGCCAAAGGCGTTCCGGAAGATTTCTTAAGAAAAGCGGCCGGTATGGGCGTTGCAAAGATAAATATTGATTCTGACTTAAGGCTTGCAATGACAGCTTCCATCCGCGAAGTTTTCGCGAAGACGCCGGAAGAATTTGACCCAAGAAAGTATCTTGGACCTGCAAGGGATGCCATTAAAGCAGTTGTAAAAAACAAACTTAAAAACGTTCTTGGATGTTCCGGGAAGGCTTAA
- a CDS encoding gluconate kinase produces MVYLITGVSGSGKTTVGKKIANKLNCPYHEGDDYHSEKGLELLTEGINLSEQDWKDWIYALRAVVDMEIAMQKNAVITATLLIEKQRTAIIANRPQIKLIYLKADMDTAKERLRHKKNHIKLLQYQFDNLEEPANAMIIDVNKSPDEIAAEILL; encoded by the coding sequence ATGGTATATTTAATTACAGGAGTTTCGGGTTCCGGCAAGACTACAGTTGGAAAAAAAATTGCAAACAAACTTAATTGTCCTTACCATGAAGGCGATGATTATCACTCTGAAAAAGGTTTGGAATTATTAACTGAAGGTATTAACCTTTCGGAACAGGACTGGAAAGACTGGATTTATGCTTTAAGGGCTGTGGTGGATATGGAAATTGCAATGCAGAAGAACGCTGTTATAACCGCCACATTGTTAATAGAAAAACAAAGAACAGCAATTATTGCAAACAGGCCTCAGATAAAACTTATTTACTTAAAGGCTGATATGGATACAGCAAAAGAACGGTTAAGGCACAAGAAGAACCACATAAAACTTCTGCAGTATCAGTTTGATAACCTTGAAGAACCTGCAAACGCGATGATAATAGACGTTAATAAATCTCCCGATGAAATAGCGGCCGAGATTCTCCTATGA
- a CDS encoding 30S ribosomal protein S11: protein MAKSKKTSAIPELAIANVNSTFNNTIINISTKEGDTISWASGGSVGMKGSRKSTPFAAQLAAEKAGKKAFDAGVKKVEVLVKGPGEGREPAIRSLQAVGLEIILIKDITPIPHNGCRPPKKRRV from the coding sequence TTGGCTAAATCAAAAAAAACAAGTGCGATTCCGGAACTGGCAATAGCAAATGTCAATTCCACATTTAACAACACAATAATCAATATATCCACCAAAGAAGGGGATACCATTTCATGGGCAAGCGGCGGAAGCGTCGGCATGAAGGGTTCAAGAAAAAGCACCCCTTTTGCGGCTCAGCTTGCTGCAGAAAAAGCCGGAAAGAAGGCTTTTGACGCGGGAGTTAAAAAGGTGGAAGTATTAGTTAAAGGCCCGGGCGAAGGCAGGGAACCGGCAATAAGGTCGCTGCAGGCAGTGGGACTTGAAATAATACTTATTAAAGATATCACGCCTATTCCCCACAACGGGTGCAGGCCGCCTAAAAAGAGAAGGGTATAA
- a CDS encoding 50S ribosomal protein L17, whose protein sequence is MRHRKKAKQFNMTSSHRRAMFNNLSRALVLNGSIQTTLQRAKQLKIYVEPMITRAKSGTVHDRRVVAAFLTDPVAVKKMFDEIGPFYKERNGGYTRILKYYNRKGDNAEIAIIELVDKEKLYKKEEVKAEEKGKKPAKVKKEKPAKEKTESAKPEKKEKKEKKEVKKEVKK, encoded by the coding sequence ATGAGGCACAGAAAGAAGGCAAAACAGTTCAATATGACATCGTCGCACAGAAGGGCAATGTTTAATAACCTTTCGCGCGCTCTGGTATTGAACGGCAGTATACAAACAACTCTTCAGAGGGCAAAACAGTTAAAGATTTATGTGGAACCCATGATTACAAGGGCGAAAAGCGGAACAGTTCATGACAGAAGGGTAGTTGCGGCATTTCTTACAGATCCCGTGGCAGTAAAGAAGATGTTTGACGAAATCGGGCCTTTTTATAAGGAACGCAACGGCGGTTATACAAGAATTCTTAAGTATTACAATAGAAAAGGGGATAATGCGGAAATTGCCATAATTGAACTTGTGGACAAAGAAAAACTTTATAAGAAAGAAGAAGTAAAAGCGGAAGAAAAAGGAAAGAAACCTGCAAAGGTGAAGAAAGAAAAACCCGCTAAAGAAAAAACAGAAAGTGCAAAACCGGAAAAGAAAGAAAAAAAAGAAAAGAAAGAAGTTAAAAAAGAAGTGAAAAAATAA
- a CDS encoding PHP domain-containing protein — MIDLHTHTFFSDGVLLPSELIQRARKTGYRAIALTDHADISNLESVIKSLTKVCNDTNKAYKDIVCLPGVELTHIPPVLVAGIVKKARALGAKMVVFHGETVTEPVEPGSNRAAIEAKVDILAHPGNISDEDAALAAKNNVCLEITARNGHNITNKHVAAAALKAGAKLVFDTDSHAPVDLADKAKREQVLTDAGLNKGQILQAIINSEELLRSKGVKI; from the coding sequence ATGATAGACCTTCACACGCATACTTTTTTTTCTGATGGGGTACTGTTACCGTCAGAACTTATTCAGCGGGCAAGAAAAACAGGGTACAGGGCAATAGCGCTGACCGACCACGCCGATATATCAAATCTTGAAAGTGTCATAAAAAGCCTGACTAAAGTCTGCAATGATACCAATAAAGCATATAAAGACATAGTATGCCTTCCCGGTGTGGAACTTACCCATATTCCGCCGGTGCTTGTGGCAGGGATAGTAAAAAAAGCAAGGGCCCTTGGCGCAAAAATGGTGGTCTTTCACGGGGAAACGGTGACAGAACCGGTGGAACCGGGTTCTAACAGGGCGGCGATAGAAGCAAAAGTGGATATTCTTGCACATCCCGGAAATATATCAGATGAAGATGCGGCGCTTGCCGCAAAGAATAACGTTTGCCTTGAAATAACGGCAAGAAACGGGCATAATATTACAAATAAACACGTGGCTGCGGCTGCTTTAAAAGCCGGTGCAAAACTTGTTTTTGATACAGACTCACACGCACCCGTGGACCTTGCCGATAAAGCAAAAAGAGAGCAGGTCTTGACAGACGCGGGCCTGAATAAAGGGCAGATTCTTCAGGCAATAATTAATTCTGAAGAGTTGTTAAGAAGCAAAGGCGTAAAAATTTAA
- a CDS encoding redoxin has product MKKLLSLSLAALFMFSLVSCGSSKAPKVTKENGNTVAKAYAAPDFSLPGIDGSTVKLSDYKGKIVILDFWATWCPPCKAEIPFFIELQTQYGKDGLAIIGAALDDAEKVKAFSSQYGINYPVALADRDTATTYGGIRGIPTTFVIDKKGNVVRQYVGYRPKEVFEADFKALK; this is encoded by the coding sequence ATGAAAAAATTATTATCTTTATCTTTAGCGGCATTGTTTATGTTTTCACTGGTCAGCTGTGGTTCTTCCAAAGCGCCAAAAGTCACCAAGGAGAACGGCAACACCGTGGCAAAAGCTTATGCCGCGCCTGACTTTTCCCTTCCCGGAATTGACGGAAGCACCGTGAAACTTTCTGACTATAAGGGAAAAATTGTAATTCTGGATTTTTGGGCAACATGGTGCCCTCCCTGCAAGGCAGAAATTCCTTTCTTTATTGAACTGCAGACACAGTATGGCAAAGACGGGCTTGCAATAATAGGCGCCGCCCTTGATGACGCCGAAAAAGTAAAAGCCTTTTCATCACAGTACGGAATTAACTATCCTGTGGCGCTTGCAGACAGGGACACTGCCACCACTTACGGCGGCATACGCGGAATCCCGACAACATTTGTAATTGACAAAAAAGGCAACGTGGTAAGGCAGTACGTGGGCTACAGGCCAAAAGAAGTATTTGAAGCCGACTTTAAGGCGCTTAAATAA
- the cpaB gene encoding Flp pilus assembly protein CpaB, with product MKFLEDVSKESRLLILSVICGAAAAAAGYGFLVFKEKNLMAGMQPVKVLAAAGYIAANSEIEKKSVEFIEMPAKFVTKAHVMDYKQLDSKLTIVPFIKGEPILSNKVSDRGSELNMSIPTGLRAMTVSVDEESGVGYMIKPGDNVDILLTFETAEYQRLYTATATILQSVRVIGVGTNFKAGASGGDYNSVTLALTPEEAELLTFSKDKGRINLALRPLGDRVKQNVKLASFNELMKQIKANEKSEDEIKREYIINSQTKKEVTDNEIKPRM from the coding sequence ATGAAATTCTTGGAAGATGTAAGTAAAGAGAGCCGTCTTTTAATATTGTCTGTTATTTGCGGCGCAGCGGCAGCAGCGGCGGGTTATGGTTTTTTGGTGTTTAAAGAAAAAAACCTTATGGCAGGCATGCAGCCGGTAAAGGTGCTTGCCGCTGCCGGGTATATTGCCGCGAATTCTGAAATTGAAAAAAAGAGTGTTGAGTTTATTGAAATGCCCGCAAAGTTTGTAACGAAAGCACATGTTATGGATTATAAACAGCTTGATTCAAAATTGACTATTGTGCCGTTTATCAAGGGGGAACCTATATTGTCAAATAAGGTAAGTGACAGGGGCAGTGAGCTTAATATGTCAATTCCGACGGGATTAAGAGCAATGACGGTTTCAGTGGACGAGGAATCAGGCGTGGGTTATATGATAAAACCCGGTGATAATGTGGACATACTTTTAACCTTTGAAACGGCAGAATATCAAAGGCTTTATACGGCTACTGCCACTATTTTACAGTCTGTCAGGGTTATAGGGGTGGGGACAAACTTTAAAGCGGGCGCGTCAGGCGGAGATTATAATTCAGTAACTCTGGCATTAACTCCGGAAGAAGCGGAACTTCTTACATTTTCAAAAGATAAAGGCAGAATTAACCTTGCGCTTAGGCCTTTAGGAGACAGGGTAAAACAGAATGTAAAACTGGCGTCATTTAATGAACTTATGAAACAGATAAAAGCAAATGAAAAAAGCGAAGATGAAATTAAAAGGGAATATATCATCAACTCTCAGACAAAAAAGGAAGTGACGGATAATGAAATTAAACCAAGAATGTAA
- a CDS encoding 30S ribosomal protein S4, with amino-acid sequence MARYTKSLCRQCRREGLKLFLKGDRCFTEKCAFSRRPQIPGQHHDTQRRKISEYGKQLREKQKVKRIYGVLERQFRKYFEEANRRQGETGENLLKILEKRLDNTMHKAGFAQSRREARQLVNHGHVLVNGKRVDIASYQVKAGDKLTLDEKALNLNTVKNALAIALKKRNVPTWIETNHEAKTAVVKNDPARTDINLPVQEQLIVELYSK; translated from the coding sequence TTGGCCAGGTATACAAAATCTTTATGCAGGCAATGCAGAAGGGAAGGATTGAAGCTTTTTCTTAAAGGCGACAGATGTTTCACGGAAAAGTGCGCTTTTTCAAGAAGGCCTCAGATTCCCGGACAGCATCATGATACTCAGAGAAGAAAAATTTCCGAATACGGAAAACAGTTAAGGGAAAAGCAGAAAGTAAAAAGAATTTACGGCGTATTGGAACGCCAGTTCAGGAAATATTTTGAAGAGGCAAACAGACGCCAGGGAGAAACCGGCGAAAACCTTTTGAAAATTCTTGAAAAAAGGCTTGATAATACAATGCATAAAGCGGGGTTTGCCCAGTCAAGAAGGGAAGCCAGGCAGCTTGTAAATCACGGCCATGTACTTGTGAACGGTAAAAGGGTGGACATTGCATCTTATCAGGTAAAAGCAGGGGACAAACTGACCCTTGATGAAAAAGCACTTAACCTTAATACGGTAAAGAATGCACTTGCGATAGCGCTTAAGAAAAGAAATGTACCGACATGGATAGAGACTAACCATGAAGCAAAGACAGCGGTGGTAAAAAATGATCCGGCAAGAACTGATATTAATCTGCCGGTTCAGGAACAGCTTATAGTCGAGTTGTACTCCAAATAA